Within Ipomoea triloba cultivar NCNSP0323 chromosome 9, ASM357664v1, the genomic segment TATATGATCTTAATTTTGGTTTTGGTATTACAACCATGTAATACTGGTTCTTACTGGATTATCGTATGACAAACCTTCCAGAGAAAGAAAGGGAATTGggagaagcacaagccgaaatTAAGTCTGTGAAGTACTCTGAGCGCCTAAAGGAGAAGGCTGTTGAGGAGGTAAAGCATTTGAACAggcattgtttattttttttatcgtaACCATCAAGGATACAATAAAAGATGGATGTACTTTAGCAAAAACAGAAATCTTGACATTTGAAagaatcagttttttttttgaatactatttagactttgttacaatgtagtgtctgttcatagctactttctcaatcaaatgaagcacaaagagccaatatcgcctccactgaggctcaaacccaccccctcctatgtgggggtgcaaccgggtgccactagaccacaaggtctttggcaacagTCTAATGTTGTAAATACCTGGTGTCTGACACTCTGACATCCTGTTCATGTGGAAGCCACCTCTTGGTGTTTTCTATGAATGTTCTTCCTGTTAAGACACATAATAGAGCACATCGTTGGAATAATAGCCTATTGTTGTAGCTATTCATATGAATATAAGATATTCTGTCCCATAAATTAATATAGTATATTGTTTCAATTTGGTTGCTGACAGTTATTTTATGGTTCTTTATTTGATAAGACAATGATTTATGATACTTTGGTTTTTTATATTGTtaggtaattttttaaaaggttGACCTTTAATCTATGACTAGCTCCAATATCAATACTCCTTTTTTAGGGGAAAAAAGACTACAATTGAATTGGGGAAATTAAGATAGAattatattagaatataaatCCAGCTCTCAATTCACTGAAACTGGAAACCTGGAAGTCTAGTACACAAGAAGGTTTATTTTAAATAGGCTTACTCTACTAGCTAAGCAGGGAAGCAAAGGAAATAGATCAAATCAATTTAGTCACATACAAGCTTCTATCTGCAGTTCTTCTTTGACTGGATATTGCATCCATATGTTTCTTTgttaatactttttatttaaattttgttccTGTGTTCAAATTTTTATCTTGCTTGCTAATCTGTTTCAAATTGGAAATATTGCCTTTCAATTTCCCCTATTGGTGATCTCTCAGCTGACCAATGAGCTAAGTAAAGTGGATGAGAAGCTAAAAAAGACAGAAGCTCTTTTAGAAAGCAAGGTACATTCACAGCTTTTCTTACTGCTTGCTTTAGTCATAGAGCTGTGTTATACTCCGTACACATTTCTGTTTCCAATTTCATTTATATCTTGATACTTGAGTAGAGTTGATTACTGTTCAACTCATAGATTTTGAAATGCAATGAGGTTGAAGAAATATTTTGATGATTTCAGAATCttgaaactaaaaaattaaatgatgagAAAAAAGCTGCTCTGGCTGCTCAATTTGCTGCAGAAGCCACTCTTCGGAGGGTACATGCTGCTCAAAAAGATGACGATTTGCCTCCTATTGAGGCAATCATTGCACCACTGGAGGCAGAACTAAAGCTTACAAGAATGGAGGTATCAACTTATCACTTTGCTTCCACACCTTGAATCCAGATTATGTGTTAGGCATACTTAAGCATTTGTTTTCCAGTGTATTAAGTTCAGTGATACTGAGTATTACCTTTTGAGTACATATGCATGGTCCTATCACTTTTTAGGTGGCAAAGCTTCAAGATGACAATAGAGCACTGGATCGCCTTACTAAATCTAAAGAAGCTGCTCTGCTGGAGGCAGAACGCACTGTTCAAATGGCTTTAGCTAAGGCTGCCTTGGTTGATGACCTGCAAAACAAAAACCAAGAGCTGATGAAACAGATTGAGATATGCCAGGTTTGACTGTGTGAAAACCCTTAAATTTCCAAGGAGAGCATGTTTCCCGTATTAGATTCATTAAGAGCATCATCAGATTAACATATATAGAACTCTTTTATCAGGAggagaataaaattttagacaAAATGAACAGACAGAAGGTTGCAGAAGTTGAAAAGCTAACTCAAACTGTCCGTGAACTTGAAGAAGCTGTATTGGCAGGGGGTGCTGCTGCTAATGCTGTAAGGGATTATCAGCGAAAAATGCAAGAAATGAATGTAAATTTCCCTATCTTATAGAAATTTTCTTTTAGCAACtcattaataattatttttgtgaCATTTTACTACAAATTATGGAGTATTAATGTTGCACAGGAGGAGAAAAGACTTCTAGATCGCGAACTAGCTCGTGCAAAAATATCTGCAAATCGTGTGGCTGTTGTTGTTGCAAATGAGTGGAAAGATTCAAACGAAAAAGTAATGCCTGTAAAACAGTGGcttgaagaaagaagatttTATCAGGCATGTGATGGCTTAGCTTCATCTGCTCAATTTTACTGAAAATACTGTGCATGCTTATGTTTACTCTACAATAATTTTGACTCAAATTTTTTTAGGTTTTCTTGGCTAATATTATTACATGGGAATTTGCAAACAAGGAAATGATATGAGAGATTTTTTTTACCTAGGatataatatgaaatattaattcagtttgcaagttgcaactgaaataaattttttttactgaGGCCTTGTTTCTGTGCAGGGTGAAATGCAGCAGCTACGAGATAAGCTAGCAGTGGCTGAGCGCACTGCAAAGGCAGAAGCACAGCTCAAAGTGAGAATGCTTTTAGAACATTTATgctattttcttctcttctgtTTGTGTCTATATTTGATTCCCTCTTGATGCTGTTGCCAGGAGAAATATCAATTACGGTTTAAAGTCTTGGAAGAAAGACTTAAATCGAATTCTAATGTTAATTCCCGCACTGCATCAGAAATAAGAAGTGTAAGCAATGGCCGCACACGTCGTCAGTCATTTGGAGGAATAGAAAGCATGTCCAAACCATCACAAAATGGACTGTTGTCAAGAAAAGCAACTCAATCCAGAGCATCCCGATTGAAGAAAGCAAATAACTTGTCAACATGGTTTGATGGAGACAGCAAATCAGAAGGTAAAGATCAATCAAATGGGAATATAGATGAGAAAGATTTTGGATCTGGAAAGGCAATCAGAGATCCCCATAGTAATGGAATACTCACTTTGCATGAGAATGGGAATGGGAAAACTACTGATAGAACGAAATTGGAAAATGAAGATTATGTTTCTGGTGCATTGTATGATATGCTGCAGAAAGAGGTTATTTCTTTGCGGAAAGTCTGCCAGGAGAAAGATCAGATGGTCAAGGACAAGGACGATGCAATCGAGGTTTACTTGTGTTCCCTATTCTTTTCTATTAACCTCTCTTTCCCTCTTTGATGAAACCAGTTTTCTTATTGGGTGCATAATGCTCAGATGTTAGCAAAAAAAGTGGAAACATTAAATAAAGCTATGGAGATAGAAGCCAAGAAAATGAGAAGAGAAGTAGCTGCAATGGAAAAGGAAATAGCTGCAATGCGTATTGGGAAGGAGCAAGATCCAAAGATGCGGCGATCAAGTTCTGTCCGGGTAGCTGCAAATGGCTCCCACGCCACGACACGCACTCATTGAGGTGAAACTTTGCATGTATTTAATACAAACTTTTCCCATGTCGTGGTGTATAAAGCCTCTTTGTTTGCCTAATAAACACTTATGTGAAGCATTCTTGATTATGCAGAAACCCTCGAGATTGCGAGTTTTGCAGGGAAAATTGTCACTCTCGCCGAAATGTGTCCTTGCTCAGCTACTAGAATCCGGTTGATATTGTGTTGACAATCTGCTTAAACTGTAAAGAGCCTTAGGTTCCTCCAGACATTCCCATTCTGTATATCTTTGTAATAACATTGTTGATGACAGTATTCAAGAAATGATTTTCAAGTGTGCTGTCAAAGAGAAAAGAGGATGGTGAATGTGTTGGTCTCGGTACAACAAATTCTGCAAAATGTATAAACCTTACCTTAATGCGTGTGTATATATGATTTGTTTTGTGTGCTCCTGcagtttttatatattaaatatatgttcaATATGTAGTATATGTTTTTCTGAAAACTTTTCATATGGTATTGGTTCTCATACTAAATTGAAAGATATGTTctatcttaattaaaaatttaaattaatggTTAAGctgtacatttattttatatttttttgagtagatacattatttattGAGTTAATATCACAAATGGTCATCTGACTATTGGgttagtactccttttagtcctcgactttcaatttgaccacaaatggtcctcttactttcatttttgaccacaaatagtcatatgttaaaatttatgttaaatatgtgttaaatctaggggtaatattgtcaaattgattaatattattatgattacttcttttttagaattatataacataattaatttcaaacattaataaacattaagttaataaatataaaaacaaaatggacgtgaaaaattaaataaataaacaaattaaataaaaatccatgattaatgttcgcaatttgtacttgattaattatattagttcaaCGGTGGCgaccttcagttatgtcccaaacaaaatgtttgattgattaatgaagagtgaaaactattaatcggccATGTATGACCAACCATGAAATTGATGGAAGAaaggtttttgaaaaatatttcttccattttaatctattggttaaattataaaagatagctataatattaaatatttattttgtacgcataattacgagaataaggtgcgttgtctttttatttaggagtatttatatttgttaattgtttcaattatgcttggtgaaaaattctaaacatttttattttatgactattatatatatcaatttgaagataatacccttaaatttaaaatctatttaacagaaattttagtAAAGGACTATTTGTGATCAAAAATGAAagttagaggaccatttgtggtcgaattgaaagtcgaggactaaaaggagtactatcccaatagtcagaggaccatttgtggtattaattcttatttattttatactccttatattatatgctcaacaagcCAAATAAATTGTGTTTATATAACACctctgtgatttttttttttgaggaaatatcACAGGATTGAATTGGATATAAAATGAGGCTTTTAACTGCtttaaatagaaaaagtataaatatatactatatacaatATTACATTTCAAAAAACAATATGGAAACACATGGCACGGAAGAAGAATATCCCATGGAAGTATCCGAATCAGTcacagcttttttttttcaaataatcaTTCTACACCGCTTAAACTAGCAGAAAAATTCAtcacttttctctctctctctccctccctctcaataatccttttttttcttcttctttttttttttttttttttttttttttttttcatttaaatcaGTTTCCGATCATTTGCGTAGCCGTGATAATCGATTGCGTTCGTATATCAGCTGCCGATTGATCAGATGAATACGTTACACTTGTTTGCGCTTTGAGGATGGTAATGGATGATCTCTATATATGATATACAAGTAATCATGCTTTTCaacttgtttttaaatttttctagaaGAGGAGATGAAATTGAAGTTGTGTTTGATACTGGTGATCAGATATTCGGATTGTTAACTGAAAGTATAATTTGGTTCAATCTGTAAAGGTTTATGATTATGGTTATGAACGCGGAGTTGTTTATGAATTATTGACTTGAGTAAGTTAAAATGTTTTGTACAATCAATTAGACTGTTGCTTTACAGGATACCATAGTTTTTGAGGTTTTCTAAAAAGGTTTCTCCAACAGCGGAGCCATCTTTAACAAAAATTGCAGGGTAGCCGATAGGTGCTTCCACCATAGCTTCGTAACCTTGTTTTGAGTACAGTTCACCtgtccaaatatgtttccatgAACTGCATTCTCCTATTGGGAAATAAGCTTTAACAGTTTCCCTGCCTTTGTCTAGCACAGGTACCACAAGGATCTCACTTCCGATAAGAAATTGCTCATAGGTCAAGCTATGCACACGATCATCATCTTGATAGTGAAGGAATAGGTGCCGGCAAACAGGGAGGCCTTTTTGGGAAGCTTCCTGTGAAAATTCATTGAGGTTCAGAATGTTAGTTGCACTCTTCTGTTTAGTTTCAAATTAAACAACTGAATTGTCTTGAGGATTTGATTATCACCTTAACTAGTTGAATCCTGTAAAACTTCCAAGCTTTATACACCTTTGCAAAACGTGCAAAATGTGATAAAGTTCTATTGTTGGAGTAGAACTGGGTGTTGGAAGACGGCTTGTTCCCCTGAATAGATATATCAAGATTCAGGACATGGAAACACTCATAGCTAGGTTAAATAGTGTATTCAAATagttgaatatattatatatcactgtattttttttaaacatatcaGGTGGCTAATATGAAACTTACTTCATGTGTTCGGAAGATGGTGGTGAAGGCATTTAATTCCATCCATCGGAGGAGCAGCTCTTCGCTTCTTGTGTACTTAAAAAACGGTATGTTTACTGAACAGTAGCCTCCAATATCACTATGGTTTAGAGCATACCCAGACATTCCACTGCTAAGCAAACCAACCACAGAACTCTTTATCCCATCATTGGTTTGCCAGCTGACCATTTGGTCTCCCTCCCAGAATAGCATAGCCCATCTAGGACTATTTCGATAACCAGACCTCATGAAAAACACCAAACCTTCTTCTTGGTCTTCCATttcattatatatgtttgtgctTCTCCATTCATCCACAAAATCACGGTTGATTTTAGCCCATAGTTCTGGATATCTATTATGGGCAGCAATTGGATCTTCACCTAGAAAATACAGAACTTTAGAGGTCAATTGATGCACTGAAGTTATATTGACTGAAATATTTATATTGTAGTAGATGGGAGTACAACAGTTGCAGTGAAAAACTTCCTAGTTAAGATGCTATATTTTCTGGTTTGGGTGATGGAAATTGGACTTTGGAAATGTTTGTATTCAAGAGAGGAGTTCCTTTTGGTGGTAGACCAGAACGGAATTGTGTCATACAATGGAATAGaggatatataatttgttagcAGAATCATCAGAAGAACTTTGAAGCTGAATGTTAGGCTTGAATACTAGCTTTTAGTATTTCTCAGTCAAAAACATATGCAATGTTTTACTTTCCTGCTTTTTTACATTCTGAATAACCACTCTGAGACATGATTTCAATTTCAGTATGATTAGTGGCAGACCTGAATAGAGGCAAGCATCCACTGGCAGGCCTTCACCAAAATCAGCCATCCATCCTCTGACTCCATCATCCACCATTTCTTTCAACACCTGCTTGAACCAACCTGCAGTATGCGGATGTGTCAAGTCCAACATTCCCACATCAAAAGCTGTGTTGGGCACCATGTACGGTTGACCATATTTGTCTTTCACTAAGATGCCCAAGTTCTTTGCCTCCTCAAAGAGGTGTCTCCTAGTGTTTGGCTTTGTATCCATCTGCATTAGTGAACAGGTTCCTAAACATTGTCAGGCATTTACTATCAGCAATTAATCATATCATATGTGGAGAAGGTTGTGTCAGGTATCAATAATTGCTATGGAGTTTATCAGTAGCAGTGAAGATAAATACCGGGGCAAGGCAAGGATTGCAATAAGTCATCACTTCGATATACTGAGCATTAAGATCTTTAATTAATTGCTGCCACCCATAATATCTTGTGGTATCTGTTTCCCAGTTCCACCAAAGCTGTGAACCAATCATTGTCTCCCTCTGCCCTACCCAATCCTACAAAAGTAGTACTTGTTGAGCCATTGTGTGCAATATGGTCTTCAATATTGTTTCAGGTTTCATCACCAtaatatcaaaaacaaaatctAATTCAAATTGTTGGTCTAGTTGGAGAAGTGTGAATTTAATCTGCCTTAAAGCATAATCCCACTTCTAATATGAATCTTTCATTAGTTCAGGTggattttgtacctgcaacCAGAACGCTGACACTGGGACTCCATGCCTTTGCATTTCATTCCAGATGCTGCGTACAGTATCTGTGCCCCCCTGCATTCCCACCACAGCACCAGAAATTATCCACTCTGGAAGTTCTGGAGGCCTTCCTATACTTTCTGTTAAGTGCTCAATGAGCTCACAAGGTGAGTCCCCATGCAGTATCTGTCCTTCTAATGAATCTCCATTTACCTGCAAGTTTGGTCGAATTATAAAGAGAGTGACCCAGTATGTGATTGGCATGCATTATGAATTTGTGAATTACTGATAAAACATAGTTTGCTTATGAGATATCCAGATAACAATAATGCACATGAGAGTTTTATGGTATTCACCAAACACAAGGAACAAAAAGAATTGTGAAAAACCAACCATGTACTTCTTATAGCCATACCTGTATCTGAACTCTATCATGTCTTGTTAGATCAAAGACTGAATAGTTGTACCCCTCCAAGTAAAGGGATCTCATTTTGGATGTCATGTAGAATGGCGAAGGAGCATAAGTTGTACTCCAATCTCCTCCTGCCCTATATTGGAAATGAAAAATTTTACGTGTTAGACTGTTAGTATACTGTTATACCAACTTCATGTTTTTTGTCCAAGATGCTATGATAAGGAAGGGATGCATTACAGGGGTGGTCTGTATTGGTATTGAAATGGCTGCAGTGTGTAAATTACTCAACATTATACCTGTAGCTCACCAAATTGGCTGCAAAGGTAATAGGTTGGTCTCCTCTCCCAATTCCTTGTTCTTGAACAAAAATGGGTACTCGTTTTCCTTTGAAGTCCAGTTGAGAAAATTGCTCCCCGAAACCGTAAAATCTCTCATTTTTTTCACTTGAATAAGTGAGAAAGATCCTGTTGAAGTATTGAGACCCGGCTGTTCTCATTGTCACTTTTTCCTCTTCTGTAGATGAAACTGTGACAATCCCTTTTTTCCTTGAAAGAAGTCTGGACCATCTGACACGGCATCGATTAATCATACCAAACTTCTGGGAAAAACTTCTGTAAGTTCTTGATGAAAATCTTTGGTTTACTGCCACCTTAGGCTTTCCGAGCCTCACTTGAAAGCTAACTTGATTACTATTTTTCTGGTAAAAAAGCAGCCAGTAGCTAGCAGAGGTTGAAGCTTCTTTTTCCGAAAGACGTGTGTTCTCATTTCCATGGTAACTTtgaatcttcttcttccttttcctGACACTGAAAACCTTTCCTCTGATCAGCAAAAGAGGAAACTGACCATTTCTTTTGTCAGAAAGTGATGGAAAGTCATGATCTTTGGCTTCCGAAGGCAAATCTGATTCATTTATGACTCTGATATCATCAATGGTTTGATGATTGCATATCAAATGAACATCCTTATCCTTGATCACAAATGACCCTCTGCTTTCTACCACCTCTGTTTCAACCGCTGCAGCAGAGATGAAAACCTCACCAGGAATGGTGGACCATGCATGTCTGGCAGGCTGAGACTTGTGAGATATGGAAAGAAATCCGCCGTTCTTCGCCGACCAGTTGAATTGAAAATCATGGCCAATACTATAGATCTGGTGTGAAGGGAGTGCTTGGAGATTGAGAGAGAGAGCTCCTTGAATAAAAGGGATGGATTTTGGAGGGGAAGGGAAAGGATTGTTAAGGTGTTTGTGATGCTTCTTGGTGATTTTGAAGGCCATGATGCAATGCAAGCTGAATCTACTCTCTATGGTACTATTTATAAACCTGCATCTCTTTTCATTTCTTGGGGGAGGGTGgggtatttttgtaatttgatCAACCTAATATTAGATCAAAAGTCAAAACAATCTTAAAATCTAACGCtgcttaat encodes:
- the LOC116028683 gene encoding uncharacterized protein LOC116028683, whose protein sequence is MAFKITKKHHKHLNNPFPSPPKSIPFIQGALSLNLQALPSHQIYSIGHDFQFNWSAKNGGFLSISHKSQPARHAWSTIPGEVFISAAAVETEVVESRGSFVIKDKDVHLICNHQTIDDIRVINESDLPSEAKDHDFPSLSDKRNGQFPLLLIRGKVFSVRKRKKKIQSYHGNENTRLSEKEASTSASYWLLFYQKNSNQVSFQVRLGKPKVAVNQRFSSRTYRSFSQKFGMINRCRVRWSRLLSRKKGIVTVSSTEEEKVTMRTAGSQYFNRIFLTYSSEKNERFYGFGEQFSQLDFKGKRVPIFVQEQGIGRGDQPITFAANLVSYRAGGDWSTTYAPSPFYMTSKMRSLYLEGYNYSVFDLTRHDRVQIQVNGDSLEGQILHGDSPCELIEHLTESIGRPPELPEWIISGAVVGMQGGTDTVRSIWNEMQRHGVPVSAFWLQDWVGQRETMIGSQLWWNWETDTTRYYGWQQLIKDLNAQYIEVMTYCNPCLAPMDTKPNTRRHLFEEAKNLGILVKDKYGQPYMVPNTAFDVGMLDLTHPHTAGWFKQVLKEMVDDGVRGWMADFGEGLPVDACLYSGEDPIAAHNRYPELWAKINRDFVDEWRSTNIYNEMEDQEEGLVFFMRSGYRNSPRWAMLFWEGDQMVSWQTNDGIKSSVVGLLSSGMSGYALNHSDIGGYCSVNIPFFKYTRSEELLLRWMELNAFTTIFRTHEGNKPSSNTQFYSNNRTLSHFARFAKVYKAWKFYRIQLVKEASQKGLPVCRHLFLHYQDDDRVHSLTYEQFLIGSEILVVPVLDKGRETVKAYFPIGECSSWKHIWTGELYSKQGYEAMVEAPIGYPAIFVKDGSAVGETFLENLKNYGIL